The Lycium ferocissimum isolate CSIRO_LF1 chromosome 8, AGI_CSIRO_Lferr_CH_V1, whole genome shotgun sequence DNA segment AGCTTCCCGGATATGATGATAAAGACAATCAAGCAGGCAATCTTCCTTCCCACTGTTCATTTATCAGTTTGCCAATCAGCTCGATGACAGATGATGGTGGTTTGTTCAATATGTTAAGTGCCGGTTTTCTAGTAGAATGGAAACTATCTGAGGAATGTTACAAATGTCACTATAGTGAAGGTCAATGCAAGACTGATAAAACCAATAAATTTCATTGTAAACATCCAAAAATTCCACCTGCTCAAggtcatcaaaaaaataatccaCATGCTCAAGGTCTAGTACATATATCTTACGATCCTTTCTTGTTTTCATATCACATATCTATAATATTTCATAATGTTTTTCTCTGTTTTTTTCAGATGCAAAAACGACTAGAAGAAAGTTCGGACCGACTCTGGGAGCAGGTAGTTAAATATCCATTAACTGCAGTGTTCTTTCCTATTACTGAATTTCCATGCATATCATCTGAATTTCTTCTTCATTGTGGTAAAATCACAAAACATTTCCAAATGATAAAGGATGATAAGAGTACTGTAGCTTACACAAATGTATAGATAGTGGAGTTGAGAGGACACTTTCTTTCTCCTTGCGATGTTTTTCTTTTGTCTGAAAACCTCTGATTACTGGTTTCTCTTCCAGTTTTTGGTGGACTAGGATTGGTGATGATTTGTTTAGTTGTCTGCTTTATTTGGTGTTACAAGAAGAGGAAATTTAGTCCATCCCGCTTCCTCTCAACAAAGAAATTCTCagacatttttaaacatgaTGTTGAGGGAGGCAGTATATACTTTGGTGTCCCAGTCTTCTCTTATTCAGAACTTGAAGAAGCCACAAATGATTTCAATTTTTCTAGAGTCCTTGGAGATGGAGGTTTTGGAACTGTTTACTATGGTGAGAAACTTCTTAATCCAACTGAGCTATGCATCAACTTTTTCTACTTGTGGCTAATTCTTGTCCATCGATGAACAGGAAAACTTAAGGATGGACGAGAGGTCGCTGTAAAGCGCCTCTACGAGCACAACTGCAAACGAATGCAACAGTTTGTAAATGAAATTGAGATCATTACTATGCTAAGGCACAACAATCTTGTCACCCTCTATGGATGCACTTCATGGAGAAGCCGTGAACTACTCCTTGTCTATGAATACATTCCTAATGGAACTCTTGCTGATCACCTCCATGGTGACAAAGCGAAGGACCGATCACTCGCGTGGCCAATCCGCATGAACATTGCCATAGAAACTGCTGGTGCATTGGCTTACCTTCATGCATCTGACGTAATACATTGCGATGTGAAGAGTAATAACATACTCCTTGATCATGGCTTTAGTGTTAAAGTTGCAGATTTTGGGATTTCAAGGCTCTTCCCAAATGATGTCTCACACATTTCAACCGCACCCCGGGGAACCCCTGGCTATATTGATCCAAAGTATCATGAATGTTACCAGCTGACGAGTAAAAGTGATGTCTATAGCTTCGGGGTGGTCCTTGTTGAACTCATTTCATCAATGCCAGCTGTGGATATGAATAGGCATATCCAAGAGATCAATTTGGCTAACTTTGCAATAAACAAGATCGTAAAATGTGCATTTCACGAGTTGATCGATCCATCTTTGGGGTTTGATTCAGATACCAAGATTTGGGAAATGACTACTTCAGTGGCAGAGCTAGCTTTTCTGTGCTTGCAGACAGATAGGGACATGAGGCCTACTATGGTTGAAGTTTTGGATACTCTAAAGGAGATTCAGACTAGTGAATTTGACAATGAGAAGAGAGCTGAGTCTAATCTCAATGGCAATGAAGCTAAAATAGTAGCAGCTCCTCCTTTCCCTGAATCAGAAGATATTTTATTGTTGAAGCAAGTTAAATCACTACCTTCACCAAATTCTGTGACTGATAAATGGATTACTTGCTCTAGTATAATTACTACAAAGTAGTTCTATACCTCCTTCCTTTTATTATTGATGTAGATTCTGAGAAACTAAGAATGTACTGCTGTGAGCAGTTTCTCGAGCTACATCTCTATGAGTGAAAGtgattcaattttaatttcattATACAAGAGCTGTTATATACACTGGCAGGTTGGAAAATGTATAGGTTAATGTCTTACCGGGAAAAAATTTGTATCTTTTACAATATGAGATACTATTTGACAGATGGAGGAGTGTCTCAGCTTGTATTTCCTGGACAGTGTGGAGGAAGATAAACCAAAGATGCTTTGAAGACAATGCAGCTCCGCCCAGAAAATGATGATGAAGTGCctagttttgttttgtttatggtGGAAACAAGAATATATGGAAGATCTTAAGTATTTTGAAGATGTTATATGATTCTTATGAATATAAGGAATATGAGATCTTTCTGTAGTCCTCTTTGTAAGTACGTTTTGACTGCTTTAACTCTGATGCAGTTTTTGATATATACAACAGTTGTTACTTTAtcagagaaaaataaaaaatgaggtACTATTTTAGAACTTGTGAAATTGAGGGGCCTTCATTAGAAATCTATGCAAGTACAAGTATCAATTAGTGTATTTAGTCCTAATGTTATGCACTATTGTTTTTTTCTTATCTccaaattctcatcaaagaTATGCACTATTGTGTCAATCTTAGTCATAGACTCATTGGGTCTTGGATTCTGGGACCAGTGTTCCATAAGCTAGGGATGGCAATTAatgatttattctttttcaagtttttgAAGAAGATGACTTTGAACATGGCAAATATTTCTAGCTTACACCGTATATACACTGCCGAAATTGAAAAGCTTTCTTGGTAGTTTCTAGTGAGGAAATGAGCAGAGGGAAGGCTGGATTTTTTAACCATAAGGAGATATGAAGCAAACTGCTAATTGCACTGTTCTTTTTACATTTGCAAACTATGTTCTTTTTACATTTTCTGAATATCTTTAGTTGCGTTTTGGGTGTGCTAGAACCTTTTCCTTTTCccattcttttttgtttatgtttttaaactttGGATGTATAGCTTCTATTTCTACAGGTTAAGTCAACCATTTTTGGAGACTTTGGTCCTGAAACTGCTGAGAAGTTGCTGTGATATTGCAGAGTCAAGAAGTCAAAGTCTTTCCACTGGTGCGAATGTCTACAAAGGCTAATGTGAAAAAGCTTACTTTTTCTTTCTAAGCCTTGCCCTTCTTTCCCTATAAGTCCGTTTACGTTTGGTTCTACTTAGAGCCCGTGTGgattagctaaaaaaaaaaaatggctgcTTAAATTACTTTTAAgtgctataattttttttgtaaataagcagttatgtgtttggataaaagtgcttaaagagtttttagaagtaagggtagtattgaaattaacagaaaatataaggcataacaaggtaaagttgttggtcaaatcaaaatggcttttaagccaaaaaaaaataagttggggttgagcaacttcttggttttggcttattttaagtactttttaacttaatttaaactattttctatttttgccaaatactcaaataagttaaaaatgacttataagccggtttgaccaacttataagccaatccaaaccgGCTCTTAGTGTTTTCTTTTGACAAGTTCCACCAATCAGCTAAAGACTATTAATAGAGAAAGTGTTTAGAAGTTATGGCACTTGATCTTATAAGATACTAGTTTCTggacacgtgcgttgcacgtgtatccCATGCTAATAGTACAAACATTATAGAACTATACAATAAAATTAGAATATGTTTGTGATGAGTTACACTACATATGAAAGGAGAAAATACAAGCTACCGACTCATTAGTTGTTGAACGTAAGATGATTATTAGATAGTTGGATGCTTAAATTATGTTTATACCGAATATTCAACTTAACAACGTTCttgctttttttaattttttccaacGACGTCATATAATTTACAAATGAAATATGAGCAATGTCAGCTATGATTACAAATATTTTGTGTAGAAGTTTTTTCTCTGTCTTTAAGAAACTgtattcttcttcattttacaATCGCAAAAGATCCAGCGAAAGTAATGTTTGGTCTAAGAAATTTCCAAGCATTTGAGCTTCTCTctcaaatatttatttggacAATGGTGAACTCGGCATGCTCTTTCTTGGCGAGAGAAATCTTCCTGTGCATTGCtggtttaaaaaaagaatagatTTTGCTTAAAAAATTAGTGTTAAAACCTTATATCCTGCTATTGAAGTGCTTAATTATGAGGAGCCTTTTGCCCTTTCTCCTTAGCCGGTATTGTATATTTCTCTGCTACATTGATTATATGTTTATTATTGGAAAGAACtccaaaatattaattaggCATTTTAAAGGTTGAGTATTATTATTAAAAGTTGAAAGCAATTTAGTACATTAAATACGTTGTAGTAAGTAGAACGCATGCGGGCAAGTATTGGTCTGTTtatcttatttcattttaatgGAACATTATTAATAATTGAAATGTCAATTTACTTTttactataaaaaataaaacttttgatggataatatacataatattagaataataataTTCCATGCTAGTCAacactattatttaaaaaaaaaaaaaagtgatatacacataatatgaGAATAAGTGGATCACAAGActttgaaagagaaaaattcaAACCCAAATTAATGAATATAATGAGCCTATATGATCAATATTTATGGTCATTGCAGTGCACAGTCTAACCAAAAATTGCTATCTAATGAAGTTGAATGGATATTCTTTATTTTCAAGggagaaagaaatatttttttttagcacaATTGTTTTCTATTACTTCGGTAAGTATTATAATTTGTAGCTGTACGCAATCTACGAATTGGTGTAATATTTTCTTATGCATTTTTTGACATTTCAACGATACATTGTGTTACACCCTgtagttttgtatgttgagattcaAATTACCCTTCAGGAGGTATATGAGATTAGATGCGCCTATCTTatgtttatgagggtttaaattcatataataagttgcggaaggattggagggcaagtggatcaagaaaattaagtttgttggattttggaggaaataggaggggtaattttggccctacttGAGGAAGGAATATCTTATGGTATAGacgagttttgaagtgaaataaatgcctaaattgaagttcgggaagcctagtttctaacgcaacaaaccgcacgTTGATATGAcgtcagagtagagaattatggacgttacaagttaggcgggcGAGCAGGCGCGCACAAGCATAAACGAAGTCCAACCGACTCAAACCCactatataaggggcaaaaccccattttttctcCCAAATATTCCAAAAAATTCAGCAAGCATATGAGGGCATATCTACaccataaaagtgaggattttgagtaaattttgagtgacggagtattaatcaaGGGCCGAACAGcgtgtagtcgcgattatagttttgttttgcGTTGGAGTTGGCCCGGATTCAAGTAGATATTGAAGATCTTCCTATTCTAGTGAAGGTAAGGTGTGAATTTCTCTTTATTAAtgttgatttaggaatatttatgagaataagagttataattattGTGTTCGTGTTGTTGATTTATGGATAGAAGTTTGAagagagttttggatgaaaatatacatatttgtcttgtagaatcttgatgatattgttgttgatgttgttggtattgtttgggagttgttttggtatttggaggaagtgaataatataggggagatgctgcccaaattttcgtaacccaaattagtcttcAATGAGTAATGCTTACAAGTTGATGGAAATATAATGGAAGTATGATTTAAGATGTATTTCTCGATGTATATGTTCGGGTGAAGGGCAAGCATCGGAGTAAGGGattctttaagtggtggcttgacggataaggtatgtaaggtgtttgtttctctctttctttggcacgaatccaactaaaGCATGAACATGAGCGTCCCATAACAAATTCACTCCAATCCTATGctatgtatttcaaatcttaatgCCTTAATTACTTGATTGATTCTAccatattatcatgtttatcatcattaagttatttccTTGAATTCGATACGAACTCCATAATTCATTCGGaggttacgaccttacgtcactccgaaaggccgcTGTTATTTCATTGGCTTATTAtgcatggtatatatatatatatgtatgcactattttactacaccgagccatgctatagttggccgggtacgacaccaattgtgcaaccactgatcagttggtattacacaccgagtcccgaaagggccgggtacttACACACCAAGTCTCGAAAGTGCCGGGTACTTATACACCCtgtcctgaaaaggccgggtacgttatgatgatgatactatttatatatatatgaacatatatctgcatatgattttaaactcatgcattgTATATTGTACGTTCTCAGATGGCGTATGTGTTACTTCTATTCTCTTTGTACCTCCgtcttacttatgttattgattccagccttacatactcagtacttttatccgtactgacgtcccattgcacgggacgctgcatttcgtgcTGCAGGCGCTGACAGGGTTATTGAGGAGCGACCGCAGTAGGATTTTCCAGCTTCAGCGGTGTTAGCAAGTGCCACTTCTCCGGACTTGCTGTCTTTTGGCATTTTTCTGCCAGTGTAgtatatgttcatatgtacactcttagaggctcatagacatagtggggtaTGTACATATTGTGTATGGTCACGTTAGCCTTGTCTTGATCTGTGATACTTTcctgttagccttgccggctttatgatactcgtgatgttgtggcgaccttgtcgatTCGCTTATGTACAGATATGTTGGATTAttggatatttctatgttgggcctttcctgcgtgcaggtgttctttgaatTACGGTATATGAAGTTCAAAGTAACTGTTAATTCAGGTGGTCAAGATGACAGTGTTGGAAAATTTTGGAAGACAATCATTTTCTTTAAATACAAGtggagaaaaatatatatattttttacttattttaacttggcttaaataaaataattatagtaCCTAGTTAGTTATAGTTCTTTCTAATCTTCTCTAGTACTATATGTCTCATAATTTAAATCCAGACATTTTCCCTTCTGAAATATATGTACACTATCTTAATTTAGCACCGATCTTTTTGTTTTCAACCTTAATTAATCGAATCGTCGATGtgtttatttgatgaaattagAATTCACAATACAAGCTTAGATTCTGAAATTAATttgatactcgtaattcttaacTTTACAAGCTTTTTAAATAAACACCTCAACTTATGTTTTAGCAATTCTGATCATTGACTAAACTTATGTGCCGTGAACAAATATATAAGATATACAGGAGGGTGATTATAAAGGGGACTACTATcagaacaaataaaaaatagaagtaaGAGACAAAAATACCATCACCGGCAACTCCTCTCTGTTTTTAGACAAAACACCATTTTGGGGTAAAATATTGGCGAAAACAGAAATCAAATAGgataagttgaaaaaaaaaatcgatttgTTATTCATATCAacaccaaattgaagaaaacactGGATTAGAAGTGTTTAAAACACTTAGAGTGGGTGTTTGGACATAAGatttgtgaaatttgaaaaaaaaatagtactcAATGACACTTTTCTACAATTAGTAacaattcaaatttaaatttactcttttacccttaatgaaccAGAATCCCAAATTCTATGATTTGTTTTTGAtcacaagtttaaaaaatattcctttatttctttaactatgtgccaagtcaaaacacccttatataaaatgggacggagggagtatttgttttcaagttgaaaatagtatttggaaattggagttgtgtttggacatggatacaaattggagttgtttttgaatttttgtgagtTATTTGGAGTGAAAATTGTAAAACAGCTTTATAGAGTTTTTTGAATTtcgaatttttttgaaatttctggAAAATTATAACAATTCTATATCTAAACAGTTTTCAGAAATATCAGTGAAACTATCCATGGCCAAATGGGCACTTAATTTTTACAAGTTGAGTTATCAATTTGGGTCTTAAACCATAGTTATTTCAATCTTAATCATAGACTTATAGTGTATTGAATTCCAGGGCTGAGTGTTCTATAAGCTAGGGATGACAGTTAGTGACtgattcttttttcaaatttagaaaatgaTGGCTTTGGAACATAGCAAATATTTCTAGCTGATACCGTGTATATTCTGCCAATTTTTGAACACTTTCTTGGTAGTTTCTAGTGAGAAAATGAGCAAATGGAAAGTTGGATTTTTTATGCAATGTTGAATTTACATTTTCATACCATCTTTACGTGTCTTTTAGGGTGTGAGTTGGACtaggagcccgtttggattggcttataagttgcttataatgtTCGTTTTAGCTTTTAGTGTTTGTGACCTATAATTTTAAAGCTATTTTGTgcgcataaaataaaaaataattgggcccatttggcttagcttatctaaaggggtaattggcgcgaatgcccctcttttgggctggtctttagattttgcccctcaaaatggtggtctttaattattgccCTTCCGAGCaaaagcaacatagtaaaaagacATTATTACCCCTGACCGTtacatataaaaacaaatatCGTTATTCTCAAATCCTTGCTTCTTTCATATCGTTAACCCAGGCAACTTCGTTCccaatttttcacattattcaaATCGTTGTTCCAAGCCGAGATTTCTCAATTGATTTTTTGCTACAACATCTGTAAAAGGTACAAatcttaattcaactcaatttaacGAGTTTATTGAGTTTagattgttaatatttgaaaaaaatcatcttCTACGACCTGATTATTAAGAAACAGATGACATACAGCTCAGATTGAAAATTGCGCATGATAAAATTAATCAACAAAAATAGAATTGATTGGATTTGTTGCTTTGTTCtgattttaattactttataccttaattaaattagtatacaatgcttatttacttgaaattgtaataataataaattcaatttaaatcaggCAATGCTTATCGATTTAAACTTGAATTAAGGCAAACTGTGTACAGGAGGCAAAAGGTCAATTTACAAAAGCGTACAGTATGCCGTTACCGGCAACTTTCCGAACCAATTTCAATCCTCTAATTGCAATAACTGTTGCaggcatttgatttaaattggatgaaggtagaggaggttttcaatttttttatttttttaaaccaaaaaacgCTTATTGCATTATCatcaaagaaaaaacaaaaagtgctcatgccggaggaggcaaaagttcaatttacaaaagagaatAGTATGCGTTATCGGCAATGTtatgaaccaatttcataacaagtatgcggagaaggcaaaatttctggttt contains these protein-coding regions:
- the LOC132067629 gene encoding LEAF RUST 10 DISEASE-RESISTANCE LOCUS RECEPTOR-LIKE PROTEIN KINASE-like 1.1 isoform X2; translated protein: MAWASSFVCFFLSLLLILVQTKGKNDSTCPKSFSCGNLTSLSFPISLSTQPECGIMPISGCDAKPRIQLLPGGDSYYAFGNPYNYTVGLIDLKLQTILRENKCQAFNKNFSLNLISNLSSPSISFELITLNIGNFFKCNSTSSTQKKINHFAGYKTYNDCKGFSIYYKLPGDYDKDNRAGTLPANCSLIRLPVNWRSYNGGLFDFLSPDFYLQWKLSDDCNKCHYGGGQCQTDKTNKIFRCTHPNNPHAQGHQKITPHAQGHQKNTPHAQDAKMTRRKFRLTLGAVFGGLGLVMICLVVCFIWCYKKRKFSPSRFLSTKKFSDIFKHDVEGGSIYFGVPVFSYSELEEATNDFNFSRVLGDGGFGTVYYGKLKDGREVAVKRLYEHNCKRMQQFVNEIEIITMLRHNNLVTLYGCTSWRSRELLLVYEYIPNGTLADHLHGDKAKDRSLAWPIRMNIAIETAGALAYLHASDVIHCDVKSNNILLDHGFSVKVADFGISRLFPNDVSHISTAPRGTPGYIDPKYHECYQLTSKSDVYSFGVVLVELISSMPAVDMNRHIQEINLANFAINKIVKCAFHELIDPSLGFDSDTKIWEMTTSVAELAFLCLQTDRDMRPTMVEVLDTLKEIQTSEFDNEKRAESNLNGNEAKIVAAPPFPESEDILLLKQVKSLPSPNSVTDKWITCSSIITTK
- the LOC132067629 gene encoding LEAF RUST 10 DISEASE-RESISTANCE LOCUS RECEPTOR-LIKE PROTEIN KINASE-like 1.1 isoform X6; amino-acid sequence: MAWASSFVCFFLSLLLILVQTKGKNDSTCPKSFSCGNLTSLSFPISLSTQPECGIMPISGCDAKPRIQLLPGGDSYYAFGNPYNYTVGLIDLKLQTILRENKCQAFNKNFSLNLISNLSSPSISFELITLNIGNFFKCNSTSSTQKKINHFAGYKTYNDCKGFSIYYKLPGDYDKDNRAGTLPANCSLIRLPVNWRSYNGGLFDFLSPDFYLQWKLSDDCNKCHYGGGQCQTDKTNKIFRCTHPNNPHAQGHQKNTPHAQDAKMTRRKFRLTLGAVFGGLGLVMICLVVCFIWCYKKRKFSPSRFLSTKKFSDIFKHDVEGGSIYFGVPVFSYSELEEATNDFNFSRVLGDGGFGTVYYGKLKDGREVAVKRLYEHNCKRMQQFVNEIEIITMLRHNNLVTLYGCTSWRSRELLLVYEYIPNGTLADHLHGDKAKDRSLAWPIRMNIAIETAGALAYLHASDVIHCDVKSNNILLDHGFSVKVADFGISRLFPNDVSHISTAPRGTPGYIDPKYHECYQLTSKSDVYSFGVVLVELISSMPAVDMNRHIQEINLANFAINKIVKCAFHELIDPSLGFDSDTKIWEMTTSVAELAFLCLQTDRDMRPTMVEVLDTLKEIQTSEFDNEKRAESNLNGNEAKIVAAPPFPESEDILLLKQVKSLPSPNSVTDKWITCSSIITTK
- the LOC132067629 gene encoding LEAF RUST 10 DISEASE-RESISTANCE LOCUS RECEPTOR-LIKE PROTEIN KINASE-like 1.1 isoform X8 codes for the protein MAWASSFVCFFLSLLLILVQTKGKNDSTCPKSFSCGNLTSLSFPISLSTQPECGIMPISGCDAKPRIQLLPGGDSYYAFGNPYNYTVGLIDLKLQTILRENKCQAFNKNFSLNLISNLSSPSISFELITLNIGNFFKCNSTSSTQKKINHFAGYKTYNDCKGFSIYYKLPGDYDKDNRAGTLPANCSLIRLPVNWRSYNGGLFDFLSPDFYLQWKLSDDCNKCHYGGGQCQTDKTNKIFRCTHPNNPHAQGHQKNTPHAQDAKTTRRKFGPTLGAGLVMICLVVCFIWCYKKRKFSPSRFLSTKKFSDIFKHDVEGGSIYFGVPVFSYSELEEATNDFNFSRVLGDGGFGTVYYGKLKDGREVAVKRLYEHNCKRMQQFVNEIEIITMLRHNNLVTLYGCTSWRSRELLLVYEYIPNGTLADHLHGDKAKDRSLAWPIRMNIAIETAGALAYLHASDVIHCDVKSNNILLDHGFSVKVADFGISRLFPNDVSHISTAPRGTPGYIDPKYHECYQLTSKSDVYSFGVVLVELISSMPAVDMNRHIQEINLANFAINKIVKCAFHELIDPSLGFDSDTKIWEMTTSVAELAFLCLQTDRDMRPTMVEVLDTLKEIQTSEFDNEKRAESNLNGNEAKIVAAPPFPESEDILLLKQVKSLPSPNSVTDKWITCSSIITTK